The Methanobrevibacter sp. genomic interval TATGTTAGATCCTTTAGGATTACTTTCTATAATTTCTTCAATTGAGATGCATTCTCCACCAGCAGCTTCAATTTTTTCTTGTGCTTTAGCTGAGAATTTTAATGCTACAACATCTACTTTGTTTTCTAAATCACCATTTGATAAAACTTTACCAGGTACTAATACAGTTTCACCAGCTTCAGCATGTCTTGCAATATCAGACAAATTTACTTCAGCGGTTCTTCTATTGGACCTTTCAAGTCTTTGTGCAACATCTTTCCAAATAGCTGCATCTTCATTTCTTGATTGTTCATAAAGTTTATTAATAAGTTCAATAAGGTTAGGATTTGTTTTTATTACTTTCTTAACCATTATTTACTTCCTCCTTCTTCACTAAATCCGATAAACTTATCTGCTTTTTCACCTAATACGTCACATGCTTTTAATAAAACTTCTTTAGGAGGCATTGCACCATCAGTTTCAATTCTGAAAATAAAATCATTTGGACGGAATCCAACATTGATGTAGCCATTGTCAGAAGCCCTTACACAGCTTTTACACATAGCACAATCTTCAATGTCTAAGATTTTAATTTTTTTAGATCTTCTATCTGATTTTAAAATACCTCTAGGACATGCCTGAGCACAGTCATAATCGATTTCAACATCCTCATTAAATGTAATTTCAGGATATTGCTTGTATGCACATACTGTTGTTGGCATCCATTTAGCATGTTCTTTTCCATATCCAACTTTAGCGACAGCTTCAATGTTAAGTTCTTCGCCTTCTTTAAGTTTTACTAAAGGAATAGTGTCGTATACTGGTTTAATTTTTGAGTCTGAAGATATTAAATCCTTAGAATAAACTACTTTAGGTCCTTCTTCATTTAAAGAGAACATTATTCCGTTATCATACACATCCCAATCATCATCTTCTGGTAATGATAATCCTTCAAGTGCATCCAAATCAGAAACTAAAGGAGTTAAACCAAGTCTATGAGCAAGTACCTCATTAAACATTGCAGAATCGTTTCTAATAATATTCACATCTTCAATTGCTATTTTAGGTACATTAACCATTGCACATCTTCTAATAGCATTGATAAAAGGCACTTCTGCATCACGAACAATGAAAACAATTTCATTTTCGCTTTGACTTTTTAATTCTATCTCCATATTAAACCCTTCCGCTTAAACTCTTCTTCCTCTTTTACCACCAGGTCTTCCAGTACCATCGTGAGGAATAGGAGTAATATCTTCGATTTTTCCTATTTTAATTCCAGCTCTTGCTAAAGCACGAATAGTTGCTTGTGCACCAGGTCCAGGACTTCTAGGTCCATTTCCACCAGGAGCTCTTACTTTAATATGTAATCCAACAAATCCTTTTTCTTTAGCATCATCAGCTATTCTAGTTGCTGCAGCCATTGCTGCGAAAGGTGAAGCTTGTTGTCTGTCTGCACGAACAACTTTTCCACCAGACCATTGAGAAATAGTCTCAGCACCAGTAATGTCTGTTACAGTAATAATAGTGTTGTTAAATGATGAGTAAATATTAGCTATACCCCATTTTTCATCTTTTGCCATAATTACACCCTTTATTCTTCTGTATTAGCTTTATTAT includes:
- a CDS encoding 30S ribosomal protein S11, which gives rise to MAKDEKWGIANIYSSFNNTIITVTDITGAETISQWSGGKVVRADRQQASPFAAMAAATRIADDAKEKGFVGLHIKVRAPGGNGPRSPGPGAQATIRALARAGIKIGKIEDITPIPHDGTGRPGGKRGRRV
- a CDS encoding 50S ribosomal protein L18e, whose amino-acid sequence is MVKKVIKTNPNLIELINKLYEQSRNEDAAIWKDVAQRLERSNRRTAEVNLSDIARHAEAGETVLVPGKVLSNGDLENKVDVVALKFSAKAQEKIEAAGGECISIEEIIESNPKGSNIRIME
- a CDS encoding DNA-directed RNA polymerase subunit D, whose protein sequence is MEIELKSQSENEIVFIVRDAEVPFINAIRRCAMVNVPKIAIEDVNIIRNDSAMFNEVLAHRLGLTPLVSDLDALEGLSLPEDDDWDVYDNGIMFSLNEEGPKVVYSKDLISSDSKIKPVYDTIPLVKLKEGEELNIEAVAKVGYGKEHAKWMPTTVCAYKQYPEITFNEDVEIDYDCAQACPRGILKSDRRSKKIKILDIEDCAMCKSCVRASDNGYINVGFRPNDFIFRIETDGAMPPKEVLLKACDVLGEKADKFIGFSEEGGSK